CTACCCTAGGCAAAGCAATATGCATTGCGGGCTGTTTCGTAAATATACGCTAATATTTTCGCCAACGATAAAAGCCGAAAGAAGATATCTCCTTTCGGCTTTTAATCTTATACGTTAAAGCGGAAATGCATAACGTCTCCGTCTTTTACGATGTATTCTTTTCCTTCTAAACGTACTTTTCCAGCTTCACGAGCTGCTCCCATTGTTTTAGCAGCTAATAAATCCTCGTATGACACCGTTTCTGCACGAATAAATCCACGTTCAAAATCTGTATGAATAATACCTGCACACTCAGGAGCTTTCATACCTTGTGTAAACGTCCACGCGCGTACTTCTTGCTCACCAGCTGTAAAGTACGTAGCTAATCCAAGTAAATCGTACGCTGCACGTACAAGCTGATCTAGACCTGACTGTTCAATGCCTAGTTCTTCAAGGAACATTGCTTTTTCTTCTCCTTCAAGTTCAGCAATTTCAGATTCAATGCGTGCGCAAACAACAATTACTTCTGCACCTTCGCTTGCCGCATACTCACGCACTTTTGCTACATATTCGTTAGCAGATGCATCGGCTACTTCATCTTCAGCAACGTTTGCTACATAAAGAATAGGCTTAATCGTTAGCAAGTGAAATTGTTTTACTAATTTCATTTGTTCTTCTGTAAATGATACAGCACGAGCTGGCTGATCACTTTCAAATGCATTCTTTAGTTTCTCTAGAATTTCGTATTCATACATTGCTTCTTTGTCTTTTTGTTTAGCCATTTTTTGAACACGGCCAATACGTTTCTCTACCGTTTCTAAATCTGCTAAAATCAACTCTAAATTAATTGTTTCAATATCTGAGATAGGATCTACTTTTCCTGAAACGTGCGTG
The genomic region above belongs to Priestia megaterium and contains:
- the ychF gene encoding redox-regulated ATPase YchF — encoded protein: MALTAGIVGLPNVGKSTLFNAITQAGAESANYPFCTIDPNVGIVEVPDHRLQKLTELVKPKKTIPTAFEFTDIAGIVKGASKGEGLGNKFLSHIREVDAICHVVRCFEDENITHVSGKVDPISDIETINLELILADLETVEKRIGRVQKMAKQKDKEAMYEYEILEKLKNAFESDQPARAVSFTEEQMKLVKQFHLLTIKPILYVANVAEDEVADASANEYVAKVREYAASEGAEVIVVCARIESEIAELEGEEKAMFLEELGIEQSGLDQLVRAAYDLLGLATYFTAGEQEVRAWTFTQGMKAPECAGIIHTDFERGFIRAETVSYEDLLAAKTMGAAREAGKVRLEGKEYIVKDGDVMHFRFNV